The Pseudomonas sp. SCB32 DNA window ACATCGACCTCTGGGAAATCAACGAAGCCTTCGCCTCGCAGGTGCTGTACTGCGCGCAGACCCTGGGCCTGCCGGCCGAGCGCCTGAACGTCAACGGCGGCGCCATCGCCCTCGGCCACCCCTACGGCATGAGCGGCACCCGGCTGGTGGGCCACGCGCTGCTCGAAGGGCGGCGCCGCAAGGCGCGCTACGTCGTGGTCAGCATGTGCATCGGCGGCGGCCAGGGCGCGGCGGCGTTGTTCGAGTGCCTGCCCTGATGCCCACCTGCTCGCCGGCAGAGGACTTGGCCTGAATCCCGCTCACGGGACGGGCGCCTCGGCCGGCGAACGCTCGCCGTCCTCGCGCGCCTTGTCCATCAGCCACTGGCGGAACAGCAGCACCTCCGGCGGCGGTCGCTTGCCGCCCTTGGGCAACAGCAGGTAGTGCGCCTGGTCGATGGGCAGCTCCCCCTCGAAGGCCGCCACCACCTTGCCCGACTCGATATAGGGCCGGGCCAGGCTGCGCAGCACCAGGGCGAACCCTGAGCCCGCGGCCGCCAGCTCCAGCGCCGTCAGCGAGGTGTCGACCTGCACGCCCTTGCGGCAGGTGAACTCGGCGCCCCCCGCCGCCCTGAACCAGCGCGTCCACAGGTCGTCGCAACCCATGATGTGGATGAGGTTGTCCTGCGCCAGACGCACCAGCGCCTCGGCGCTCCCGGCCCTCTCACGCCACGCCGGACTGCAGACCGGTACGGACGCCTCGGTCTGGATCAGCTCGACATCGAATCCCTCCCAGTGCCCGTCGCCGAAACGGATATCGATGGCGTTCTGGTCCGCGCCCAGCGCATCGGCCCAGATGTCGGCGAACAGCCGCACTTCGATGTTCGGGTAGGCCGCCATGAACTCTCCCAGCCTCGGC harbors:
- a CDS encoding LysR substrate-binding domain-containing protein yields the protein MGHQLPHLPWLRSFEAAARNLSFSAAANELHMTPAAVSLQIRSLEQYLGFQLFERLPRGVRLTDMGLAYLPSIRKAFDELSMSTVGLFGSRGDRSITVRSTAAFAVLWLAPRLGEFMAAYPNIEVRLFADIWADALGADQNAIDIRFGDGHWEGFDVELIQTEASVPVCSPAWRERAGSAEALVRLAQDNLIHIMGCDDLWTRWFRAAGGAEFTCRKGVQVDTSLTALELAAAGSGFALVLRSLARPYIESGKVVAAFEGELPIDQAHYLLLPKGGKRPPPEVLLFRQWLMDKAREDGERSPAEAPVP